A region from the Streptosporangium sp. NBC_01756 genome encodes:
- the mshD gene encoding mycothiol synthase, with product MNVRVEHRGRLDEREVAAVLAVVEAATETDGVRPLNEHVMLHLRYGGDDRAGAVLLYVGDDLAGYAHVDPTDPVEGPSGELVVHPAFRGQGHGRHLLRAVLDRTEGRLRLWAHGGHPGAEALARSAGFTKIRSLWQMRRSLFAAIPAFELPEGVRLRSFVPGSSDEEAWVALNAKAFAHHPEQGGWTVDDLKRREREPWFDPAGFFLAERPGESDASGESGTARGGRLVGFHWTKVHGDDGHGHEPIGEVYVVGVDPAEQGGGLGRSLTLAGLSHLRARGLAQVMLYVDESNPAAIHLYEKLGFTRWDVDVMYRR from the coding sequence ATGAACGTTCGTGTGGAACACCGGGGACGACTTGACGAGCGGGAGGTGGCCGCCGTTCTCGCGGTGGTCGAGGCCGCCACGGAGACCGACGGCGTCAGACCGCTCAACGAACACGTGATGCTGCACCTGCGCTACGGCGGCGACGACCGGGCGGGAGCCGTGCTCCTGTACGTCGGAGACGACCTGGCCGGCTACGCACACGTGGACCCGACCGATCCGGTCGAGGGACCCAGCGGGGAACTGGTGGTCCACCCCGCGTTCCGCGGTCAGGGCCACGGACGGCACCTGTTGCGGGCCGTACTGGACCGGACGGAGGGCCGGCTGCGCCTGTGGGCACACGGCGGGCACCCGGGGGCCGAAGCCCTCGCCCGGTCGGCGGGTTTCACCAAGATCAGGTCACTCTGGCAGATGCGCCGCTCGCTGTTCGCGGCGATCCCCGCCTTCGAACTGCCCGAAGGCGTACGGCTGCGCAGTTTCGTGCCCGGGTCCTCCGATGAGGAGGCCTGGGTGGCGCTCAACGCCAAGGCCTTCGCCCACCACCCCGAACAGGGCGGGTGGACCGTGGACGACCTGAAACGGCGCGAACGGGAGCCGTGGTTCGATCCGGCGGGTTTCTTCCTCGCAGAACGGCCGGGCGAGAGCGATGCGTCCGGCGAGAGCGGTACGGCCCGCGGCGGGCGGCTGGTCGGCTTCCACTGGACCAAGGTGCACGGCGACGACGGCCATGGGCACGAGCCGATCGGCGAGGTCTACGTGGTCGGTGTGGATCCCGCCGAACAGGGTGGCGGGCTGGGCAGGTCGCTCACCCTGGCGGGCCTGTCCCACCTCAGGGCCCGGGGCCTGGCCCAGGTCATGTTGTATGTGGACGAGAGCAACCCCGCCGCGATCCATCTCTACGAGAAGCTGGGATTCACCCGGTGGGACGTCGACGTCATGTACCGCCGATGA
- a CDS encoding bifunctional metallophosphatase/5'-nucleotidase, translated as MMSRSLQRLALAGALASVGLALATTPAEAGRKPAKPVAKTVPVRLLSLNDFHGNLEPPTGSSGRMVDENGATVDAGGAAYIATHLKQLSDGNTLKVAQGDLIGASPLLSAAYHDEPSVEFLGKIGVTASAVGNHEFDEGYSELSRIMYGGCHPVDGCSPAGKWKGADYSYLGANVIFKRPTAASGKAEKEALAALGGQNTASLRGLLKEYGIPALPPVTVRWMNGVPIGFIGLVTQTTPGIVTSEGIKDLEFIDEVKAANVASKLLKLVGVKAQVVLVHEGDQVTPNQSPDACSTQPGAGNRIATQVDAEIDMILSGHSHQAYLCKVSDPKGGTRLYSQGGSFGRVITKVDFQVDVKTRDVVRSSVVADNQVVTRTVTPDPEISTFVQAWKDRVAPVANKPIGKITADLTNAAAASGESPLGNLIADGQLAATKTGGNAQIALMNPGGVRATLAYAGSPAGEGDGVVTYGEAFTVQPFNNLVQVVTLTGAQLKTVLEQQFTGGPNNQAFTKILQPSSNFTYTYSTGAVWGSKVSNLKIDGADVTDTQTIRVAANNFLVGGGDAFLAFKDGTDVWSGPLDIDAFAAYFAANPSITPPAPTHITVTP; from the coding sequence ATGATGTCTCGTTCCCTCCAGCGGCTGGCTCTCGCCGGTGCTCTCGCCAGTGTCGGTCTCGCGCTCGCGACGACCCCGGCTGAGGCCGGCCGCAAGCCCGCCAAACCTGTCGCCAAGACCGTTCCGGTCCGTCTGCTCTCCCTGAACGACTTCCACGGCAACCTGGAGCCGCCGACCGGCTCATCCGGCCGCATGGTCGACGAGAACGGTGCCACGGTGGACGCCGGCGGGGCCGCCTACATCGCCACGCACCTCAAGCAGCTCTCGGACGGGAACACGCTCAAGGTCGCCCAGGGCGACCTCATCGGTGCCAGCCCCCTGCTCTCCGCGGCCTACCACGACGAGCCGTCCGTCGAGTTCCTCGGCAAGATCGGCGTCACTGCCTCCGCTGTGGGCAACCACGAGTTCGACGAGGGCTACTCCGAGCTCAGCCGCATCATGTACGGCGGCTGCCACCCGGTGGACGGCTGCTCGCCTGCGGGTAAGTGGAAGGGCGCGGACTACAGCTACCTCGGCGCCAACGTGATCTTCAAGCGGCCGACCGCGGCCTCCGGGAAGGCGGAGAAGGAGGCGCTCGCCGCGCTCGGCGGCCAGAACACGGCTTCGCTGCGCGGCCTGCTGAAGGAGTACGGCATCCCCGCGCTGCCCCCGGTCACCGTCCGCTGGATGAACGGCGTGCCGATCGGCTTCATCGGCCTGGTCACCCAGACCACCCCCGGCATCGTCACCTCCGAGGGCATCAAGGACCTGGAGTTCATCGACGAGGTCAAGGCCGCGAACGTCGCCTCCAAGCTGCTGAAGCTGGTCGGTGTCAAGGCCCAGGTCGTGCTGGTGCACGAGGGCGACCAGGTCACCCCCAACCAGTCACCCGACGCCTGCAGCACCCAGCCGGGCGCGGGCAACCGGATCGCCACCCAGGTGGACGCCGAGATCGACATGATCCTCAGCGGTCACTCCCACCAGGCCTACCTGTGCAAGGTGTCCGACCCCAAGGGCGGCACGCGCCTGTACAGCCAGGGCGGCTCGTTCGGCCGGGTGATCACCAAGGTCGACTTCCAGGTGGACGTCAAGACCCGCGACGTGGTGCGCTCCTCGGTCGTGGCCGACAACCAGGTGGTGACCAGGACCGTCACCCCGGACCCGGAGATCTCCACCTTCGTCCAGGCGTGGAAGGACCGCGTCGCACCGGTGGCCAACAAGCCGATCGGCAAGATCACCGCCGACCTCACCAACGCCGCGGCCGCCTCCGGTGAGTCCCCGCTGGGCAACCTCATCGCCGACGGCCAGCTCGCCGCCACCAAGACCGGCGGAAACGCCCAGATCGCCCTGATGAACCCGGGCGGCGTGCGCGCCACCCTCGCCTACGCGGGTTCGCCCGCCGGGGAGGGCGACGGCGTGGTGACCTACGGCGAGGCCTTCACGGTGCAGCCGTTCAACAATCTCGTGCAGGTCGTCACGCTCACCGGCGCGCAGCTCAAGACCGTCCTGGAGCAGCAGTTCACCGGCGGGCCCAACAACCAGGCCTTCACCAAGATCCTGCAGCCGTCGTCGAACTTCACCTACACCTACAGCACAGGTGCGGTGTGGGGTTCGAAGGTCTCCAACCTGAAGATCGACGGTGCCGACGTCACGGACACCCAGACGATCCGGGTCGCCGCCAACAACTTCCTCGTCGGCGGCGGTGACGCCTTCCTGGCCTTCAAGGACGGCACGGACGTGTGGAGCGGCCCGCTCGACATCGACGCCTTCGCCGCCTACTTCGCCGCGAACCCGTCGATCACGCCTCCGGCTCCCACCCACATCACCGTCACCCCGTAG
- a CDS encoding response regulator transcription factor, whose product MSNLLLLTNALEPSTEVLPALGLLLHSVRVAPAEASALIDAPPADAILVDARRELVHAKSLCRLLRTTGVSCPLLVIVTEGGLAAMTAEWGADDVILDSSGPAEVEARLRLAVGRLNLSVAEDVPDEIRSGDLSIDEATYTARLRGRALDLTFKEFELLKYLAQHPGRVFTRAQLLQEVWGYDYFGGTRTVDVHVRRLRAKLGAEYESLIGTVRNVGYRFVPERGNEPAEEREPARS is encoded by the coding sequence GTGAGCAATCTCCTGCTGCTCACCAACGCCCTTGAGCCCTCAACCGAGGTGCTTCCGGCGTTGGGGCTGCTGCTGCACTCGGTCCGGGTCGCCCCCGCTGAGGCGTCCGCGCTGATCGACGCCCCACCGGCCGACGCCATCCTGGTGGACGCGCGCCGGGAGCTCGTCCACGCCAAGAGCCTGTGCAGGCTGCTGCGGACCACGGGCGTCTCCTGTCCCCTCCTCGTGATCGTCACCGAGGGCGGCCTGGCGGCGATGACCGCCGAGTGGGGTGCCGACGACGTGATCCTCGACAGCTCCGGTCCCGCCGAGGTCGAGGCGCGGCTCCGGCTGGCCGTGGGCCGGCTGAACCTCTCGGTCGCCGAGGACGTCCCCGACGAGATCCGCAGCGGCGACCTGTCGATCGACGAGGCCACCTACACCGCCCGGCTGCGTGGCCGCGCGCTGGATCTGACCTTCAAGGAGTTCGAGCTCCTGAAGTATCTGGCGCAGCATCCCGGCAGGGTCTTCACCCGCGCCCAGCTCCTTCAGGAGGTCTGGGGCTACGACTACTTCGGCGGCACCCGGACCGTGGACGTCCACGTCCGGCGGCTGCGCGCCAAGCTCGGCGCCGAGTACGAGTCGCTGATCGGCACCGTGCGCAACGTCGGCTACCGGTTCGTCCCCGAGCGCGGCAACGAGCCCGCCGAGGAGCGCGAGCCCGCCCGGAGTTAG
- a CDS encoding MoaD/ThiS family protein, which translates to MARGMIRYWAAAKDAAGVAEEPFEAATLAELMTKVTVGRERLARVVLRSSFLVDGDPVGRRAHDTVVLADGATVEVLPPFAGG; encoded by the coding sequence ATGGCAAGGGGAATGATCCGCTACTGGGCGGCCGCCAAAGACGCGGCGGGAGTCGCCGAGGAGCCGTTCGAGGCGGCGACGCTGGCCGAGTTGATGACGAAGGTCACAGTGGGCCGCGAGCGGCTGGCCCGCGTCGTCCTGCGGTCATCCTTCCTGGTGGACGGGGATCCGGTGGGCCGACGGGCCCACGACACCGTCGTGCTCGCCGACGGGGCGACGGTCGAGGTCCTTCCCCCCTTCGCGGGAGGTTGA
- a CDS encoding LmeA family phospholipid-binding protein — MRKLVAFLILLLVLLAILDRVAVAGVQREIATRVTARYDLATPPEVTIDGIPFLTQAVAGRYDEVEVAAGAMTVAGLRLSSVDFVLHGVTAPLEDLVLHADQVDVRAERVTGTVVVPVETLNQKAPDGIKVQVDGDAFNVSGEITVLGRKVPVKAKMKIELIKDGVRFVPEQVTLGGGITVPRPERFISYQIPIKNLPFDLKLTEVKTSPGGLQISGEASNVPLQG, encoded by the coding sequence ATGCGCAAGCTGGTCGCTTTTCTGATTCTGCTGCTCGTTCTTCTCGCGATCCTGGACCGGGTCGCGGTCGCCGGGGTGCAGCGGGAGATCGCCACGCGGGTGACCGCCAGATACGACCTCGCGACCCCACCCGAGGTGACGATCGACGGCATCCCGTTCCTGACCCAGGCGGTCGCCGGGCGGTACGACGAGGTCGAGGTCGCCGCCGGCGCCATGACCGTCGCCGGGCTCCGGCTGTCCAGTGTGGACTTCGTCCTCCACGGCGTCACCGCCCCGCTGGAGGATCTGGTGCTCCACGCCGACCAGGTGGACGTACGCGCCGAGCGGGTGACGGGTACCGTGGTGGTGCCCGTGGAGACGCTGAACCAGAAGGCTCCGGACGGGATCAAGGTCCAGGTCGACGGTGACGCCTTCAACGTCAGCGGGGAGATCACCGTGCTCGGTCGGAAGGTGCCGGTGAAGGCCAAGATGAAGATCGAACTGATCAAGGATGGCGTCCGGTTCGTCCCTGAGCAGGTCACTTTGGGGGGCGGCATCACGGTGCCCCGGCCGGAGAGGTTCATCTCCTACCAGATTCCGATCAAGAATCTGCCGTTCGATCTCAAGCTGACCGAGGTGAAGACCTCTCCCGGAGGCCTCCAGATCTCCGGTGAGGCGTCCAACGTCCCCCTGCAGGGCTGA